The following proteins are co-located in the Chaetodon trifascialis isolate fChaTrf1 chromosome 14, fChaTrf1.hap1, whole genome shotgun sequence genome:
- the LOC139342420 gene encoding uncharacterized protein, with translation VKNLSDRVLTQPEKEVLAKGLNFAMTPQQVPIVDLITATESAIKKNNLTETEGEQLRLKVSAALSNAKPPPSNLTYEERKAVASLSKDENITILPADKGRCTVILNTNDYQDKILSLLNDSNTYECLKRDPTSGYKRTIIEYLQSLQKEGAIDRLQYHRLYPQESIPGIYGLPKIHKEGAPLRPIVSSINSVTYNIAKFVANILAPLVGNAPHHIQNSMDFVNKVRDLKLDPSETMVSFDVTSLFTCIPTQDAVEIVRRQLLQDNTLQNRTTLNPEQICNLLELWLKTTYFQFRGSFYRQKHGCAMGSPVSPIVANLYMENMERTALNFFKGTTPSHWYRYVDATWVKIQSQEVQAFTEHINSVDKNIKFTREDVKDMSLPFLDCDVHIGENRSLHIGVYRKPTHTDQYLLFDSHHPLEHKLGVIRTLQHRADNVPTSQQARDKEHKHLRDALKTCGYPSWSFVKSSAASRKCRVTEEEKRDRRHNIVIPYVSGVSEKLRRIFNKHIPVHFKPGNTLRQRLVHPKDRIPHTQKNNLVYAVQCSEECTDLYIGETKQPLSRRMAQHRRANSSGLDSAVYLHLKEEAHSFEDKNVHILDREDRWFERGVREAIHVKVEKPSLNRGGGLRHHLSPTYSATSGVTGIPNRTFNHLFWSKGVKNVSMRLHFSSSLH, from the exons GTTAAGAATCTGTCGGACAGAGTACTTACCCAGCCGGAGAAGGAGGTTTTAGCTAAAGGATTGAATTTTGCCATGACACCACAACAAGTCCCAATAGTTGATCTGATCACGGCAACAGAATCagctataaagaaaaacaacctaacagaaacagaaggtgaacaGCTCAGGTTGAAAGTGTCGGCAGCTCTCTCCAATGCTAAACCTCCCCCTTCAAACCTCAcctatgaggaaagaaaagccgtGGCATCACTGAGCAAGGAcgaaaacatcacaatcttgccagcagacaaagggagatgCACGGTAATTCTAAACACAAACGACTACCAAGACAAGATTCTTTCACTACtcaatgacagtaacacatatgAATGCCTGAAACGAGACCCAACCAGTGGGTACAAGAGAACAATCATAGAATATCTGCAAAGTTTACAGAAAGAAGGAGCCATTGACCGTTTGCAATATCACAGGTTATACCCACAAGAGTCCATCCCGGGCATCTATGGACtcccaaaaatacacaaagaaggaGCGCCTCTCAGACCTattgtcagcagcatcaactctGTGACATACAACATTGCTAAGTTTGTGGCCAACATCTTAGCACCACTGGTTGGCAATGCGCCACACCACATCCAGAACTCTATGGACTTTGTAAATAAGGTCCGGGACTTAAAACTAGACCCATCAGAAACAATGGTTTCCTTCGATGTCACATCGTTGTTCACCTGCATTCCAActcaggatgcagtggaaaTAGTGAGGCGGCAGTTgttacaagacaacactttgcagaacagaactACCCTTAACCCAGAGCAAATATGCAATTTACTGGAACTCTGGttaaaaaccacctattttcaatttagggggagtttttacaggcaaaaacatgggtgtgcgatgggttcaccagtatcccccattgtggctaatctgtacatggagaacatggaaagaacggcCCTGAACtttttcaaaggaacaacaccaagtcattggtacagatatgtggatgccacatgggtaaaaatccaaagccaagaagtgcaagccttcaccgagcacattaactcagtggacaagaacatcaaattcactcgagaggatgtcaaggacatgagtttgccttttttggactgtgatgtccacatcggagagaacaggagcctccatattggggtttacagaaaacctactcacacagaccagtacctcctttttgactcacatcacccatTGGAACACAAACtgggtgttatcagaactctccagcacagagctgataatgttccaaccagccaacaggccagagacaaggaacacaaacacctgagggatgctctcaaaacttgtggttatccgagctggtcttttgtgaaaagttcagccgcttccagaaagtgcagggtgacagaggaagaaaagagagacagacggcataacattgtcattccatatgtgtctggtgtatcagagaaactcaggcgaatctttaacaaacacatcccggtacatttcaaacctgggaacactctcagacaaaggctggtgcaccccaaagaccggatacctcatactcagaagaacaatctggtgtatgcagtccagtgcagtgaggaatgcacagacttatatattggggaaacaaaacagccactgagcagacgcatggcacaacacagaagagctaactcttcaggtctagactcagctgtttacctgcatctcaaggaggaagcacactcctttgaggataaaaatgtgcatattctggacagagaagacagatggtttgaaagaggagtgagagaagccatccatgtcaaggttgaaaaaccatctctgaacagagggggaggtctgagacaccacctatctcccacatacagtgct ACCTCTGGAGTTACTGGCATACCAAACAGAACTTTCAACCACCTCTTCTGGTCCAAGGGGGTCAAAAATGTGAGCATGAGGCTACACTTCTCATCCAGCTTGCACTGA
- the LOC139342421 gene encoding uncharacterized protein yields MLEVLLSAALSNAKPPPSNLTYEERKVVASLSKDENITILPADKGRCTVILNTNDYQDKILSLLNDSNTYECLKRDPTSGYKRTIIEYLQSLQKEGAIDRLQYHRLYPQESIPGIYGLPKIHKEGAPLRPIVSSINSVTYNIAKFVANILAPLVGNAPHHIQNSMDFVNKVRDLKLDPSETMVSFDVTSLFTCIPTQDAVEIVRRQLLQDNTLQNRTTLNPEQICNLLELWLKTTYFQFRGSFYRQKHGCAMGSPVSPIVANLYMENMERTALNFFKGTTPSHWYRYVDATWVKIQSQEVQAFTEHINSVDKNIKFTREDVKDMSLPFLDCDVHIGENRSLHIGVYRKPTHTDQYLLFDSHHPLEHKLGVIRTLQHRADNVPTSQQARDKEHKHLRDALKTCGYPSWSFVKSSAASRKCRVTEEEKRDRRHNIVIPYVSGVSEKLRRIFNKHIPVHFKPGNTLRQRLVHPKDRIPHTQKNNLVYAVQCSEECTDLYIGETKQPLSRCMAQHRRANSSGLDSAVYLHLKEEAHSFEDKNVHILDREDRWFERGVREAIHVKVEKPSLNRGGGLRHHLSPTYSAKKKNKNKNKNKNKDKNKNKKLDRVMGSPLDHSVDTRNTWQV; encoded by the exons ATGTTGGAAGTGTTAT TGTCGGCAGCTCTCTCCAATGCTAAACCTCCCCCTTCAAACCTCAcctatgaggaaagaaaagtcGTGGCATCACTGAGCAAggatgaaaacatcacaatcttgccagcagacaaagggagatgCACGGTAATTCTAAACACAAACGACTACCAAGACAAGATTCTTTCACTACtcaatgacagtaacacatatgAATGCCTGAAACGAGACCCAACCAGTGGGTACAAGAGAACAATCATAGAATATCTGCAAAGTTTACAGAAAGAAGGAGCCATTGACCGTTTGCAATATCACAGGTTATACCCACAAGAGTCCATCCCGGGCATCTATGGACtcccaaaaatacacaaagaaggaGCGCCTCTCAGACCTattgtcagcagcatcaactctGTGACATACAACATTGCTAAGTTTGTGGCCAACATCTTAGCACCACTGGTTGGCAATGCGCCACACCACATCCAGAACTCTATGGACTTTGTAAATAAGGTCCGGGACTTAAAACTAGACCCATCAGAAACAATGGTTTCCTTCGATGTCACATCGTTGTTCACCTGCATTCCAActcaggatgcagtggaaaTAGTGAGGCGGCAGTTgttacaagacaacactttgcagaacagaactACCCTTAACCCAGAGCAAATATGCAATTTACTGGAACTCTGGttaaaaaccacctattttcaatttagggggagtttttacaggcaaaaacatgggtgtgcgatgggttcaccagtatcccccattgtggctaatctgtacatggagaacatggaaagaacggcCCTGAACtttttcaaaggaacaacaccaagtcattggtacagatatgtggatgccacatgggtaaaaatccaaagccaagaagtgcaagccttcaccgagcacattaactcagtggacaagaacatcaaattcactcgagaggatgtcaaggacatgagtttgccttttttggactgtgatgtccacatcggagagaacaggagcctccatattggggtttacagaaaacctactcacacagaccagtacctcctttttgactcacatcacccatTGGAACACAAACtgggtgttatcagaactctccagcacagagctgataatgttccaaccagccaacaggccagagacaaggaacacaaacacctgagggatgctctcaaaacttgtggttatccgagctggtcttttgtgaaaagttcagccgcttccagaaagtgcagggtgacagaggaagaaaagagagacagacggcataacattgtcattccatatgtgtctggtgtatcagagaaactcaggcgaatctttaacaaacacatcccggtacatttcaaacctgggaacactctcagacaaaggctggtgcaccccaaagaccggatacctcatactcagaagaacaatctggtgtatgcagtccagtgcagtgaggaatgcacagacttatatattggggaaacaaaacagccactgagcagatgcatggcacaacacagaagagctaactcttcaggtctagactcagctgtttacctgcatctcaaggaggaagcacactcctttgaggataaaaatgtgcatattctggacagagaagacagatggtttgaaagaggagtgagagaagccatccatgtcaaggttgaaaaaccatctctgaacagagggggaggtctgagacaccacctatctcccacatacagtgct